In a genomic window of Deinococcus radiotolerans:
- a CDS encoding ABC transporter substrate-binding protein: MNPRPLGLLTALLLSALSGAHAATCTGQTVTHALGQTCVTGVPKRVVSLEWTYTENLLALGVQPVGAADLTGYREWVRVPVSLGAGVRDVGTRQQPSLELIRALKPDLIITTKLRAAGSYAQLSAIAPTLVFDPYGGESQLGEMRQTFTTMARVLRREGTARQVLTNLDARLARVRQALKAQGLAGDRVVVAQAYTARTGSATLRLFTRNSMVSEILGAVGLTNGWAAANQPYGFSEVSLEALSTLNTRHFLYVAQREDDVFAAPSTRPLWQALPFVKAGRAQALNERTWTFGGPLSALTLAQELQGALLRRP; encoded by the coding sequence GTGAACCCCCGACCCCTGGGCCTGCTCACCGCCCTGCTCCTGAGTGCCCTGAGCGGAGCGCACGCCGCCACCTGCACGGGGCAGACCGTCACGCACGCCCTCGGGCAGACCTGCGTGACCGGCGTGCCCAAACGCGTCGTGAGCCTGGAATGGACGTACACCGAGAACCTGCTGGCACTGGGCGTGCAGCCGGTCGGCGCGGCCGACCTGACCGGGTACCGCGAGTGGGTGCGGGTGCCGGTCAGCCTGGGCGCGGGCGTGCGGGACGTCGGTACGCGCCAGCAGCCCAGCCTGGAACTGATCCGCGCGCTGAAACCGGACCTGATCATCACGACAAAACTACGGGCTGCGGGCAGCTACGCGCAGCTGAGCGCCATTGCACCCACCCTGGTGTTCGATCCGTACGGCGGCGAGTCCCAGCTGGGCGAGATGCGCCAGACGTTCACGACCATGGCCCGCGTCCTGCGGCGCGAGGGCACCGCCCGGCAGGTGCTGACCAACCTCGACGCGCGCCTGGCCCGCGTGCGTCAGGCCCTCAAGGCCCAGGGGCTGGCCGGGGACCGCGTGGTGGTCGCGCAGGCGTACACCGCCCGCACGGGCAGCGCCACGCTGCGCCTGTTCACCCGCAACAGCATGGTCAGCGAGATCCTGGGCGCGGTGGGCCTCACGAACGGCTGGGCCGCGGCCAACCAACCCTACGGCTTCAGCGAGGTGAGCCTGGAGGCGCTGAGCACCCTGAACACCCGGCACTTCCTGTACGTCGCGCAGCGCGAGGACGACGTGTTCGCCGCGCCCAGCACGCGCCCGCTGTGGCAGGCGCTGCCGTTCGTGAAGGCCGGGCGGGCGCAGGCCCTGAACGAGCGCACCTGGACCTTCGGCGGGCCGCTCAGCGCCCTGACGCTGGCGCAGGAACTGCAGGGCGCGCTGCTCAGGCGGCCCTGA
- a CDS encoding ABC transporter substrate-binding protein, with protein MLRRTLLTALSLTSLGLAAQGPTLTLKHDEGTATVPLNPARIIALDEEALGWIYALGISNRLVGVGSALLGPGDLTADGKIKPERIKGTFLARGDLSGATFVGNWTQPNLETILALKPDLIVRATWQGNGNYPQLSRIAPTVGYSEQGSGYWKKGLRDLARVFGKQEQAEKLIKQVADTNRAGARALQAAGVFRRYPKAVVVSPFKGGGTYLYTKTRLIDDVRALGFKDGLKGDANVLGVGGVVSDEALLSLSRDTLVIVFPPGGQYNGAQDFLQSAVGQRLKGQTVVYTQEANSPWAGPLVSLRDSPALTKLILEKVK; from the coding sequence ATGTTGCGCCGCACACTCCTGACTGCCCTGTCCCTCACCAGCCTCGGCCTCGCCGCCCAGGGCCCCACCCTCACCCTGAAACACGACGAGGGCACCGCCACCGTCCCCCTGAACCCGGCCCGGATCATCGCGCTGGATGAGGAAGCGCTGGGCTGGATCTACGCGCTGGGCATCAGCAACCGCCTGGTGGGGGTGGGCAGCGCCCTGCTGGGCCCCGGTGATCTCACCGCCGACGGGAAGATCAAGCCCGAACGCATCAAGGGGACCTTTCTGGCGCGCGGCGACCTGAGCGGCGCGACCTTCGTGGGCAACTGGACGCAGCCCAACCTGGAAACCATCCTCGCGCTGAAACCCGACCTGATCGTCCGCGCCACGTGGCAGGGCAACGGCAACTACCCGCAGCTCAGCCGCATCGCCCCCACCGTCGGGTACAGCGAACAGGGCAGCGGCTACTGGAAAAAAGGCCTGCGCGACCTGGCCCGCGTGTTCGGGAAGCAGGAGCAGGCCGAGAAGCTCATCAAGCAGGTGGCCGACACCAACCGCGCCGGTGCCCGCGCCCTCCAGGCGGCCGGGGTGTTCCGCCGCTACCCCAAGGCTGTGGTCGTCTCGCCCTTCAAGGGCGGCGGCACGTACCTGTACACGAAGACCCGCCTGATTGACGACGTGCGCGCCCTGGGCTTCAAGGACGGCCTGAAGGGCGACGCGAACGTCCTGGGCGTCGGCGGCGTCGTGAGTGACGAGGCGCTGCTGTCCCTGAGCAGGGACACGCTGGTCATCGTCTTCCCCCCCGGCGGGCAGTACAACGGCGCGCAGGACTTCCTGCAAAGCGCCGTCGGGCAGCGCCTGAAGGGGCAGACCGTCGTGTACACCCAGGAGGCGAACAGCCCCTGGGCCGGGCCGCTGGTGTCGCTGCGGGACAGTCCCGCCCTGACGAAACTGATTCTGGAGAAGGTGAAGTGA
- a CDS encoding beta-galactosidase yields the protein MVRFDLGALAYGADYNPEQWPREVWREDVRLMQEAGVNLVSLGIFSWAQLEPREGQFEFAWLDEIMDLLHEGGVRVNLATATASPPPWLSLAYPDSRPVTVDGVRLEVGARQLYCPSDPHYRALSVRLARAVAERYGNHPALRLWHVNNEYGCHIDQCYCAQCAARFREWLRARYGSLDELNRAWGTAFWSQRYGDWAEVQPPRRAPSFPNPSQGLDWRRFSSDNILELHRAEVEVLREVTPDVPVTTNFLGFLPGLDYFRWAQEEDVAAVDVYPDPAGVAPHLEAGMVFDLTRSLRGGQRWLLMEQATSAVNWRERNAPKRPGLMRALSLQALARGADGIQFFQWRQSVAGAEKYHSALVGHVPPERSRVWREARDLGQELKGLDFLRGARVKADVAIMFDWHSWWALSQASQPAVTPLLPVVGAWYAALRSLGVNVDFVPPDADLSGYRVVALPQQYLLTPEAAQGLRAFVQGGGTLVMGPYSGVVDGDDHVIPGGYPGLLQDVLGAWVEEWAPLQTGETREVRWADGRVTPVIEWAEVLHTDGAEVLATYETDFIAGQPAVTRHAFGQGHAYYLSTRPDAAALTDLLRGALHGADVATADLPDGLDVTLSDIKGGKLLHLIHFGTQPVHVQVDGVVDAVHDRATPALSLAPLEAALLRVPADFTLDQLVVT from the coding sequence GTGGTGCGCTTCGATCTGGGCGCCCTCGCGTACGGCGCCGACTACAACCCCGAACAGTGGCCGCGCGAGGTCTGGCGCGAGGACGTGCGCCTGATGCAGGAAGCGGGCGTGAACCTCGTGTCGCTGGGCATCTTCTCCTGGGCGCAGCTCGAGCCGCGCGAGGGGCAGTTCGAGTTCGCGTGGCTGGACGAGATCATGGACCTGCTGCACGAGGGGGGCGTGCGGGTGAACCTCGCCACGGCGACTGCCTCTCCCCCGCCCTGGCTGTCCCTGGCCTACCCGGACTCGCGCCCCGTGACGGTGGACGGCGTGCGGCTGGAGGTCGGCGCGCGGCAGCTGTACTGCCCCAGCGACCCGCACTACCGCGCGCTGAGCGTCCGGCTGGCCCGCGCGGTCGCCGAGCGCTACGGCAACCACCCGGCGCTGCGGCTGTGGCACGTGAACAACGAGTACGGCTGCCACATCGACCAGTGCTACTGCGCGCAGTGCGCCGCACGCTTCCGCGAGTGGCTGCGGGCGCGCTACGGGTCGCTGGACGAACTGAACCGCGCGTGGGGCACCGCGTTCTGGTCGCAGCGGTACGGCGACTGGGCCGAGGTGCAGCCGCCCCGCCGCGCGCCCAGCTTCCCGAACCCCAGTCAGGGCCTCGACTGGCGGCGTTTCTCCAGCGACAACATCCTGGAACTGCACCGCGCGGAGGTCGAGGTGCTGCGCGAGGTGACGCCGGACGTGCCGGTCACCACGAACTTCCTGGGCTTCCTGCCGGGCCTGGATTACTTCCGCTGGGCGCAGGAGGAGGACGTGGCGGCCGTGGACGTGTACCCCGACCCGGCGGGCGTGGCCCCGCACCTGGAGGCGGGCATGGTGTTCGACCTGACGCGCTCCCTGCGCGGCGGGCAGCGCTGGCTGCTGATGGAACAGGCCACGAGCGCCGTGAACTGGCGTGAGCGCAACGCGCCCAAACGACCGGGCCTGATGCGCGCCCTGAGCCTTCAGGCCCTGGCGCGCGGCGCGGACGGCATCCAGTTCTTCCAGTGGCGGCAGTCCGTGGCGGGCGCCGAGAAGTACCACAGCGCCCTGGTCGGTCACGTGCCCCCCGAACGCTCCCGGGTGTGGCGTGAGGCGCGTGACCTGGGGCAGGAGCTGAAGGGGCTGGACTTCCTGCGCGGCGCCCGCGTGAAGGCGGACGTGGCCATCATGTTCGACTGGCACTCCTGGTGGGCGCTGTCGCAGGCCAGCCAGCCGGCCGTAACGCCGCTGCTGCCCGTGGTGGGCGCGTGGTACGCGGCGCTGCGGTCCCTGGGCGTGAACGTGGACTTCGTGCCGCCCGACGCGGATCTGAGCGGGTACCGAGTGGTGGCGCTCCCGCAGCAGTACCTGCTGACCCCGGAGGCGGCGCAGGGCCTGCGCGCGTTCGTGCAGGGCGGCGGGACGCTGGTCATGGGGCCCTACAGCGGCGTCGTGGACGGCGACGATCACGTGATTCCCGGCGGGTACCCGGGCCTCTTGCAGGACGTGCTGGGCGCCTGGGTGGAGGAATGGGCGCCCCTCCAGACTGGCGAGACGCGCGAGGTGCGCTGGGCGGACGGCCGCGTGACCCCGGTGATTGAGTGGGCCGAGGTGCTGCACACGGACGGCGCCGAGGTGCTCGCCACGTACGAAACGGACTTCATCGCGGGCCAGCCCGCCGTGACCCGCCACGCCTTCGGGCAGGGCCACGCGTATTACCTGTCCACCCGGCCGGACGCGGCGGCGCTGACGGACTTGCTGCGCGGTGCTCTTCATGGGGCCGACGTGGCCACCGCCGACCTGCCGGACGGCCTGGACGTGACCCTCAGTGACATTAAGGGAGGTAAGCTGCTGCACCTGATTCATTTCGGGACGCAGCCGGTGCACGTGCAGGTGGACGGCGTGGTGGACGCGGTTCATGACCGGGCGACCCCTGCGCTGTCTCTGGCGCCACTGGAGGCGGCGCTGCTGCGGGTCCCAGCGGACTTCACGCTGGACCAGCTGGTCGTGACCTGA
- a CDS encoding carbohydrate ABC transporter permease — MTTLESTPPVTRPSRGKAARDRSSAIWLHVALIPLALLFLAPLWMMLVFATHPETAIFSPNPPLWFGGAFKENFDGLQADTNFIRALGNSTVISVAYTLLSMLLTSLAGFAFAKYNFPGRNILFGLILATLTIPTFVTIIPQFILVARDLKMSNTFQAVILPTLANTIGIFYMRQAFQTVPDDLLAAARIDGASEGRIFWQIALPVVRPALAALAILLFLASWNDYLWPLIVLTQKDSYTMPVALGTLVGLTRVSWGGIMVGTAIATVPFLALFLALQRHFVAGIAGGAVKD, encoded by the coding sequence ATGACCACGCTGGAATCCACGCCGCCCGTCACGCGGCCCTCACGCGGCAAGGCCGCCCGCGACCGCAGCAGCGCCATCTGGCTGCACGTGGCCCTCATTCCGCTGGCCCTGCTGTTCCTGGCGCCTCTGTGGATGATGCTGGTGTTCGCCACGCACCCGGAAACGGCGATCTTCAGCCCCAACCCGCCCCTGTGGTTCGGCGGGGCGTTCAAGGAGAACTTCGACGGGTTGCAGGCGGACACGAATTTCATCCGGGCGCTGGGCAACAGCACCGTGATCTCGGTGGCGTACACCCTGCTGAGCATGCTGCTGACCAGCCTCGCGGGCTTCGCGTTCGCGAAGTACAACTTCCCGGGCCGCAACATCCTGTTCGGGCTGATCCTGGCCACGCTGACCATCCCGACGTTCGTGACGATCATTCCGCAGTTCATCCTGGTCGCCCGTGACCTGAAGATGAGCAACACGTTCCAGGCGGTGATCCTGCCGACCCTGGCGAACACCATCGGGATCTTCTACATGCGCCAGGCATTCCAGACGGTGCCGGACGACCTGCTGGCCGCGGCGCGCATTGACGGTGCCAGCGAGGGGCGGATCTTCTGGCAGATCGCCCTGCCGGTCGTGCGCCCCGCACTGGCGGCCCTGGCGATCCTGCTGTTCCTGGCGAGCTGGAACGATTACCTGTGGCCCCTGATCGTCCTGACACAGAAGGACAGCTACACCATGCCAGTCGCGCTGGGCACCCTGGTGGGCCTGACCCGCGTGTCGTGGGGCGGGATCATGGTGGGCACCGCGATTGCCACCGTACCGTTCCTGGCGCTGTTCCTCGCGCTGCAACGTCACTTCGTGGCGGGCATCGCGGGCGGCGCGGTGAAGGACTAA
- a CDS encoding carbohydrate ABC transporter permease, producing the protein MTTVPTPAPPTRRRRRVPLAPYLFILPYLLIFATFWAWPIVSSFLMSFKDSRLGAAAGYGLSNWQRLIGDEFFRTALKNTLVILVIQVPLMLTLATTLAVALNSRLLRARGLFRFAFFAPLVVGTVAYSAVFRLLFNGEFGIVNRALSGLGLPQVDWLNQPVPAMAVIILAMTWRWTGYNAIILLAGLQGIPEDVYEAAAIDGATPWQQFWKMTLPLLRPTLLFCVVLSVIGTLQLFTEPALITNSGPGNATMTLGTYLYQQGFRSFNFGYASAIAYAVAALAAIFSFAQLRLFGRDS; encoded by the coding sequence ATGACGACCGTGCCCACCCCTGCCCCACCCACGCGGCGCCGCCGACGCGTGCCGCTCGCCCCGTACCTGTTCATCCTGCCGTACCTGCTGATCTTCGCGACGTTCTGGGCGTGGCCGATCGTGAGTTCCTTCCTGATGAGCTTCAAGGATTCCCGCCTGGGCGCCGCTGCCGGATACGGCCTGAGCAACTGGCAGCGCCTGATCGGGGACGAATTCTTCCGCACCGCCCTGAAGAACACCCTGGTGATCCTGGTGATTCAGGTGCCGCTGATGCTGACCCTGGCGACCACGCTGGCCGTCGCGTTGAACAGCCGCCTGCTGCGCGCGCGCGGGCTGTTCCGCTTCGCATTCTTCGCGCCGCTGGTGGTGGGGACCGTGGCGTACTCGGCGGTGTTCCGCCTGCTGTTCAACGGGGAGTTCGGCATCGTGAACCGCGCCCTGAGCGGCCTAGGCCTGCCGCAGGTGGACTGGCTGAACCAGCCGGTGCCCGCCATGGCCGTGATCATCCTGGCCATGACGTGGCGCTGGACGGGGTACAACGCGATCATTCTCCTGGCGGGCCTCCAGGGGATTCCTGAGGACGTGTACGAGGCGGCCGCCATTGACGGCGCGACGCCCTGGCAGCAGTTCTGGAAGATGACCCTGCCGCTGCTGCGGCCCACGCTGCTGTTCTGCGTGGTCCTGAGCGTGATCGGCACGCTGCAACTGTTCACGGAGCCGGCCCTGATCACGAATAGCGGACCCGGGAACGCCACCATGACGCTGGGCACGTACCTGTACCAGCAGGGCTTCCGCAGCTTCAACTTCGGGTACGCGAGCGCCATTGCGTACGCCGTTGCCGCGCTGGCCGCCATCTTCAGCTTCGCGCAGCTGCGCCTGTTCGGGAGGGACTCATGA
- a CDS encoding ABC transporter substrate-binding protein, producing the protein MKKLALLTALALMGTASAQSLSGTVTVWSWDAAAKALESTIPSFNKKYPNVKVNVVDLGNQNVYDRGLAGCAAGGADMPDVYSIENNEAEVFWARFPDCFTDLNTLGAAKYAKSFPAFKWTELAVGNKRYAMPWDSGPVVIFYRRDLYQQAGVNPNGIKTWDDFIAAGKKVNAKFGGKVKMGAVGNGQDDEWFRMLANQNGCFYFDNTATQITIAKSGCVQALDTVKKLFANDVVMTTDWGGQITAFKANRLASAMFGAWYEGTIRTNAADQSGKWGVYPMPASKPGGVRASNLGGSALALPSSSKNKAAAYAFMENALATTNGQVTMLKSQGLVPSLLTASKDAYVNQKQPYWGNQTVWKTILDTLGDVPAARGTQYFQDARQVMIVVQADYIKGKYKTAQDALNDAAKKISAATGLPVAK; encoded by the coding sequence ATGAAGAAACTTGCCCTGCTGACCGCCCTCGCCCTGATGGGCACCGCCTCCGCCCAGAGCCTCTCGGGCACCGTGACCGTCTGGTCCTGGGACGCCGCCGCTAAGGCGCTGGAAAGCACCATCCCCAGCTTCAACAAGAAGTACCCCAACGTGAAGGTCAACGTGGTCGACCTGGGCAACCAGAACGTGTACGACCGCGGCCTGGCCGGCTGCGCCGCCGGCGGCGCGGACATGCCCGACGTGTACTCCATCGAGAACAACGAGGCCGAAGTGTTCTGGGCGCGCTTCCCCGACTGCTTCACCGACCTGAACACCCTGGGCGCCGCGAAGTACGCCAAGTCCTTCCCCGCTTTCAAGTGGACGGAACTGGCGGTCGGCAACAAACGCTACGCCATGCCCTGGGATTCCGGCCCCGTCGTGATCTTCTACCGCCGCGACCTGTACCAGCAGGCGGGCGTGAACCCGAACGGCATCAAGACCTGGGATGACTTCATCGCCGCGGGCAAGAAGGTCAACGCGAAGTTCGGCGGCAAGGTCAAGATGGGTGCCGTCGGCAACGGCCAGGACGACGAGTGGTTCCGCATGCTCGCCAACCAGAACGGCTGCTTCTACTTCGACAACACCGCCACGCAGATCACCATTGCCAAGAGCGGCTGCGTGCAGGCGCTGGACACCGTCAAGAAGCTCTTTGCCAATGACGTCGTCATGACCACCGACTGGGGCGGCCAGATCACGGCCTTCAAGGCCAACCGCCTGGCGAGCGCCATGTTCGGCGCGTGGTACGAGGGCACCATCCGTACGAACGCAGCCGACCAGTCCGGCAAGTGGGGCGTGTACCCCATGCCCGCCAGCAAGCCCGGCGGCGTGCGCGCCAGCAACCTGGGCGGCAGCGCCCTGGCCCTGCCCAGCAGCAGCAAGAACAAGGCCGCCGCGTACGCCTTCATGGAAAACGCCCTGGCCACCACGAACGGTCAGGTCACCATGCTCAAGAGCCAGGGCCTGGTGCCCAGCCTGCTGACCGCCAGCAAGGACGCCTACGTCAACCAGAAGCAGCCGTACTGGGGCAATCAGACCGTCTGGAAGACCATCCTCGACACGCTGGGCGACGTGCCCGCCGCGCGCGGCACCCAGTACTTCCAGGACGCCCGTCAGGTCATGATCGTCGTGCAGGCCGACTACATCAAGGGCAAGTACAAGACCGCGCAGGACGCCCTGAACGACGCCGCGAAGAAGATCAGCGCCGCCACCGGCCTGCCCGTCGCGAAGTAA
- a CDS encoding LacI family DNA-binding transcriptional regulator — protein MAVRAQVSVATVSRVLNGHSTVNEVLRERVEQAMRELRFRPNRIAQTLYHHRSKTIGCILPDIGNPFFSQLFLQLEIGAFERGYTMILGNTVSTRDMELTYLHALTERQVDGLLYLGGLANDTHPDPEALRTLHDIAERLPIVAVNGDVPGAPLAASVRADECGGTRALLELLHARGHTRVAFLGGLPDVTTSVEKLDLYRTWHPTHPPDWVQLSGLTINAGRAAMTALLGSGPLPTACLCVNDLVAAGALAVAHERGLNVPGDLSIVGFDDIFVAQVVTPPLTSVSHNYAEVARQALDALLHAIEGQKPERHITVPTQLVERDSVSSPLVHS, from the coding sequence ATCGCCGTGCGCGCGCAGGTCTCCGTCGCCACGGTCTCCCGCGTCCTCAACGGCCACAGCACCGTCAACGAAGTCCTGCGCGAACGCGTCGAACAGGCCATGCGCGAACTGCGCTTCCGCCCCAACCGCATCGCCCAGACCCTCTACCACCACCGCAGCAAGACCATCGGCTGCATCCTCCCCGACATCGGCAACCCCTTCTTCAGCCAGCTGTTCCTGCAACTGGAAATCGGCGCGTTCGAACGCGGCTACACCATGATCCTGGGCAACACCGTCAGCACCCGCGACATGGAACTCACCTACCTGCACGCCCTCACCGAACGCCAGGTCGACGGCCTGCTGTACCTCGGCGGTCTCGCCAACGACACCCACCCCGACCCCGAAGCGCTGCGCACCCTGCACGACATCGCCGAACGCCTCCCCATCGTGGCCGTCAACGGCGACGTCCCCGGCGCGCCCCTGGCCGCCAGCGTCCGCGCGGACGAATGCGGCGGCACGCGCGCGCTGCTGGAACTGCTTCACGCACGCGGCCACACTCGCGTCGCCTTCCTGGGGGGCCTGCCCGACGTCACCACCAGCGTCGAGAAACTCGACCTGTACCGCACCTGGCACCCCACCCATCCCCCCGACTGGGTGCAGCTCAGCGGCCTGACCATCAACGCGGGCCGCGCCGCCATGACCGCCCTGCTGGGCAGCGGCCCCCTCCCCACCGCCTGCCTGTGCGTCAACGACCTCGTGGCCGCCGGGGCGCTGGCCGTCGCGCACGAACGCGGCCTGAACGTCCCTGGCGACCTGTCCATCGTGGGCTTTGACGACATCTTCGTCGCGCAGGTCGTCACCCCACCCCTCACCAGCGTCAGCCACAACTACGCCGAGGTGGCCCGGCAGGCCCTCGACGCCCTGCTCCACGCCATCGAAGGCCAGAAACCCGAACGGCACATCACCGTCCCCACCCAGCTCGTCGAACGCGACTCCGTCAGCTCACCCCTCGTGCACAGCTGA
- a CDS encoding serine hydrolase domain-containing protein, with protein sequence MTLDVLIEQARRTHSSALCVMQGGEVLIDEAPNHTGGRPIETMSVTKAVLSLLVGRAVTLGVLPGADVAVAEYYPEWRQGRKADVTLQHLMTHTSGLQNVPAAPEEIYPSPDFVQLALCAELRHAPGTAFSYNNKAVNLICGLLDRATGQRADDFARAELFAPLGIHEWQWDRDRAGTPHGMSGLQLRARDLARLAQLTLRGGEGLITPSWIHASTCPATPATPRMGLLWWTWHPQTTYTVTDAHVQHLREAQASPTQIGALTTLRGTHTRQDFHTLMGTVGFDPTQVPAGTRWLQEDPGPRRGWCHDGWLGQYLVVDAEADLVAVRLIAADQPGVGSAGSSWPEFMDDVFSLAR encoded by the coding sequence ATGACCCTGGACGTCCTGATTGAGCAGGCCCGCCGGACTCATTCCTCTGCCCTCTGCGTCATGCAGGGCGGTGAAGTACTGATTGACGAAGCCCCGAACCACACGGGCGGCCGGCCCATTGAGACCATGAGTGTCACGAAGGCCGTACTTAGCCTGCTGGTTGGCCGGGCAGTGACACTGGGCGTCCTGCCGGGGGCGGACGTGGCAGTTGCTGAGTACTACCCAGAATGGCGGCAGGGCCGCAAGGCGGACGTCACGCTGCAGCACCTCATGACCCATACCAGTGGTTTACAGAACGTGCCCGCCGCCCCTGAAGAGATCTATCCCAGCCCGGATTTCGTGCAGCTGGCCCTTTGCGCGGAACTGCGCCACGCGCCAGGTACGGCCTTCAGCTACAACAATAAGGCGGTGAACCTCATCTGTGGCCTGCTGGACCGCGCGACCGGACAGCGGGCTGATGACTTCGCCCGTGCGGAACTGTTCGCTCCTCTTGGCATCCACGAATGGCAGTGGGATCGGGACAGGGCAGGTACGCCTCACGGCATGAGCGGTCTTCAACTTCGCGCAAGAGATTTGGCGCGGCTGGCACAGCTCACACTCCGTGGTGGTGAAGGCCTGATCACACCGTCCTGGATTCACGCCAGCACCTGCCCGGCCACGCCAGCGACCCCACGCATGGGCCTGCTGTGGTGGACATGGCATCCGCAGACGACATACACGGTCACGGACGCGCACGTGCAGCACCTGCGCGAGGCGCAGGCCAGCCCAACGCAGATTGGCGCCCTGACCACCCTGCGCGGCACGCACACTCGCCAGGACTTCCACACACTGATGGGTACGGTGGGGTTCGATCCCACACAAGTGCCCGCTGGGACCCGCTGGCTGCAAGAGGATCCCGGCCCGCGCCGGGGCTGGTGTCATGACGGCTGGCTGGGTCAGTACCTCGTGGTGGACGCAGAGGCCGATCTGGTCGCCGTACGCCTGATCGCCGCCGATCAGCCCGGAGTGGGGAGCGCGGGGAGCAGTTGGCCGGAATTCATGGATGACGTGTTCTCGCTGGCCCGTTAG
- a CDS encoding acyl-CoA dehydrogenase encodes MAPFLNRRDLSFQLFEVLPTADLTSRPRFAEHSREVYEDVLNLAYSVAERYFANHAREADLSEPHVVEGKVVLPAAMRDAVRAFRDAGFFSAHHDEDLGGLQLPWVVMQAVQANFQAANVSTSGYPFLTIGNANLQRVFASPEQQGRYMLPLLEGRWFGTMALSEPHAGSGLADITTTATPRGDGTYALTGTKMWISGGEHELSENIVHLVLARIAGGPAGVKGISLFLVPRYRVNDDGTPGADNHVVLAGLNHKMGYRGTTNTLLNFGEGGETIGELVGEPGRGLAQMFHMMNEARIGVGMGAVMLGTAGYMESLAYARERRQGRHASQKDPAAPPVAIIEHADVRRLLLRQKVFVEGGLALGLYASLLVDDTQTGPEEGRTDAGLLLDLLTPIVKSWPSKYSQEALSDAIQVMGGAGYTRDFNVEMYYRDNRLNPIHEGTEGIQGNDLLGRKLTQAGGRGLTVLLAYMQADLDASEGQGGLDEIRAALRQAIGWTTQALGALLPRAAELGPDLFLANANSALEMLGHTVVGWMWLRQAATAARALPTARADADFYHGKLHAARFFATHELPKVRAHAELLASADRTTLDMHSEWF; translated from the coding sequence ATGGCCCCATTCCTGAACCGCCGCGACCTGTCCTTCCAGCTGTTCGAGGTGCTCCCCACCGCCGACCTCACGAGTCGCCCCCGCTTCGCCGAGCACAGCCGCGAGGTGTACGAGGACGTCCTGAACCTCGCGTATTCCGTGGCCGAGCGTTACTTCGCCAACCACGCCCGCGAGGCCGATCTGAGCGAGCCGCACGTCGTGGAAGGCAAGGTGGTGCTGCCCGCCGCCATGCGTGACGCCGTGCGCGCCTTCCGGGACGCGGGCTTCTTCAGCGCCCACCACGACGAGGACCTCGGCGGACTGCAACTGCCGTGGGTGGTCATGCAGGCCGTGCAGGCCAACTTCCAAGCCGCGAACGTCTCCACGAGCGGCTACCCGTTCCTGACCATCGGGAACGCCAACCTCCAGCGGGTGTTCGCGTCCCCCGAGCAGCAGGGGCGCTACATGCTCCCACTGCTGGAGGGCCGTTGGTTCGGCACCATGGCCCTCAGTGAACCGCATGCCGGTTCGGGCCTCGCGGACATCACGACGACCGCGACGCCGCGCGGTGACGGCACGTACGCCCTCACCGGCACGAAGATGTGGATCAGCGGCGGCGAGCACGAACTCAGCGAGAACATCGTGCATCTGGTACTGGCGCGCATCGCGGGTGGCCCGGCGGGCGTGAAGGGGATCAGCCTCTTCCTCGTGCCGCGCTACCGCGTGAATGACGACGGCACGCCGGGCGCGGACAACCACGTCGTCCTGGCGGGCCTGAACCACAAGATGGGCTACCGGGGCACCACGAACACCCTCCTGAACTTCGGCGAGGGCGGCGAGACCATCGGTGAACTGGTGGGCGAGCCGGGGCGCGGACTGGCGCAGATGTTCCACATGATGAACGAGGCCCGCATCGGCGTGGGCATGGGCGCCGTGATGCTGGGTACCGCCGGGTACATGGAGAGCCTCGCGTACGCCCGCGAGCGCCGCCAGGGCCGCCACGCCAGCCAGAAGGACCCAGCCGCGCCCCCCGTGGCGATCATCGAGCACGCCGACGTGCGCCGCCTGCTGCTGCGGCAGAAGGTGTTCGTGGAGGGGGGACTGGCGCTGGGCCTGTACGCCAGCCTGCTCGTGGACGACACGCAGACCGGCCCGGAGGAGGGGCGCACAGACGCCGGACTGCTGCTGGACCTGCTGACGCCCATCGTGAAGAGCTGGCCCAGCAAGTACAGCCAGGAGGCGCTGAGCGACGCGATTCAGGTGATGGGCGGCGCCGGGTATACCCGCGACTTCAACGTCGAGATGTACTACCGCGACAACCGCCTGAACCCCATCCATGAGGGAACCGAGGGCATCCAGGGCAACGACCTGCTGGGCCGCAAACTGACCCAGGCGGGTGGGCGCGGCCTGACGGTGCTGCTGGCCTACATGCAGGCCGACCTGGACGCCAGCGAGGGGCAAGGCGGCCTGGACGAGATCCGCGCCGCCCTGCGGCAGGCCATCGGCTGGACCACCCAGGCCCTGGGGGCGCTGCTGCCCCGCGCCGCTGAACTCGGCCCGGACCTGTTCCTGGCCAACGCGAACAGCGCCCTGGAGATGCTGGGGCACACGGTCGTCGGCTGGATGTGGCTGCGTCAGGCCGCCACGGCCGCCCGCGCCCTGCCCACCGCCCGCGCCGACGCGGACTTCTATCACGGCAAACTGCACGCCGCGCGCTTCTTCGCCACGCACGAACTCCCGAAAGTCCGCGCGCACGCCGAGCTGCTGGCCAGCGCCGACCGCACCACCCTGGACATGCACAGCGAGTGGTTCTGA